From a region of the Deltaproteobacteria bacterium HGW-Deltaproteobacteria-18 genome:
- a CDS encoding DUF4416 domain-containing protein — MSIPKEPLPGRAFLSVLSACREEVWPTLRPRLEEIMGRIDYESQPIPFSRTSYYDAELGSPISRLVLSFERPLPLDGLAEIKLATNRLETRWARDGRRFFNLDPGYVTQERLVLATGKNFTHRVYLSQGIWADLTLIFQGGDWCDLPWTFPDYAAPEVKKHLTRIRDMYRESLKHLTSSEDTQCPRV; from the coding sequence ATGAGCATCCCGAAGGAGCCCCTGCCGGGACGTGCATTCCTGTCGGTGCTGAGCGCCTGCCGGGAGGAGGTCTGGCCGACGCTGCGACCGCGTCTTGAAGAGATTATGGGCCGCATCGATTACGAGTCGCAGCCCATCCCCTTCAGCCGGACCAGCTATTACGACGCGGAGTTGGGCTCGCCCATTTCCCGGCTTGTCCTGTCCTTTGAGCGCCCCCTGCCCCTCGACGGGCTGGCCGAAATCAAGCTGGCTACCAACAGGCTTGAGACTCGCTGGGCGCGTGACGGCAGGCGGTTTTTCAATCTCGACCCGGGCTACGTCACCCAGGAACGCCTGGTCCTGGCCACGGGCAAGAATTTCACGCACAGGGTGTACCTGTCACAGGGAATCTGGGCCGACCTGACCCTCATTTTTCAAGGGGGAGACTGGTGTGACCTCCCCTGGACCTTCCCGGACTACGCCGCGCCCGAGGTCAAGAAGCACCTGACCCGCATCCGGGACATGTACAGGGAATCCCTCAAGCATTTAACATCATCAGAGGATACGCAATGCCCAAGAGTATGA
- the gatA gene encoding Asp-tRNA(Asn)/Glu-tRNA(Gln) amidotransferase GatCAB subunit A (allows the formation of correctly charged Asn-tRNA(Asn) or Gln-tRNA(Gln) through the transamidation of misacylated Asp-tRNA(Asn) or Glu-tRNA(Gln) in organisms which lack either or both of asparaginyl-tRNA or glutaminyl-tRNA synthetases; reaction takes place in the presence of glutamine and ATP through an activated phospho-Asp-tRNA(Asn) or phospho-Glu-tRNA), translating to MSQLFHHSLTQVRDLLRAGEVTAQEATTSCLERIAATEPRLDALLHVSGEEALSLAAAMDKKGPDATRPLWGVPVVIKDVLATVGMPTTCGSKILENFVPVYDADCVTRLKDAGAIILGKANMDEFAMGSSTENSAFKVTRNPWDTARVPGGSSGGSAASVAAGQCFASIGTDTGGSIRQPASFCGIVGLKPSYGRVSRRGLIAYGSSLDQAGPMTRTVADAAEILQVIAGHDPKDSTSVNTPVPDYLEALNRSDSLKGLRLGLPEQYWGEGLSAEVDAACRSAVDLAASLGAEVVPVSLPHTEYAIATYYILAMAEASSNLARFDGVRYGRRSSQTQDLATMYTRSRSEGFGEEVMRRIMLGTYVLSAGYYEAYYRKAAQVRRLIRQDFLSALDKCDLICGPACPTTAFAIGENTADPLQMYLTDIFTISLNLSGLPGLSLPVGLGKDSGMPVGLQLFAGNMDEAGLLSAAQTLETHLPKLPKPPLA from the coding sequence ATGTCACAGCTTTTCCACCATTCCCTGACTCAGGTCCGCGATCTCCTGCGCGCAGGCGAAGTCACCGCCCAGGAAGCGACAACTTCCTGCCTGGAGCGCATCGCCGCTACCGAACCACGGCTTGACGCCCTCCTGCATGTCTCCGGGGAAGAAGCCCTGAGCCTGGCCGCGGCCATGGACAAAAAGGGGCCGGACGCAACCAGGCCGCTGTGGGGAGTGCCGGTCGTCATAAAGGATGTCCTGGCCACCGTGGGCATGCCCACCACCTGCGGCTCCAAAATTCTTGAAAACTTCGTCCCGGTCTACGACGCCGACTGCGTGACCAGACTCAAAGACGCCGGGGCCATCATCCTCGGCAAGGCCAACATGGACGAATTCGCCATGGGCTCGTCCACGGAGAATTCCGCGTTCAAGGTCACCAGGAATCCCTGGGACACGGCGCGGGTTCCCGGCGGCTCCAGCGGCGGTTCCGCGGCCAGCGTGGCAGCCGGACAGTGCTTCGCATCCATCGGCACGGACACGGGCGGCTCCATCCGCCAGCCCGCCAGCTTCTGCGGCATCGTGGGCCTCAAGCCCAGCTACGGCCGTGTTTCACGGCGCGGCCTCATCGCCTACGGCTCCTCCCTGGACCAGGCCGGTCCCATGACCCGCACCGTGGCCGATGCGGCGGAAATCCTGCAGGTCATCGCGGGCCACGATCCCAAGGACTCCACCAGCGTCAACACGCCGGTCCCTGATTATCTCGAAGCCCTGAACCGGAGCGACTCGCTGAAGGGCCTGCGCCTGGGCCTGCCGGAACAGTACTGGGGCGAAGGCCTCTCGGCCGAGGTGGACGCGGCCTGCCGCAGCGCCGTCGACCTGGCCGCCTCCCTGGGCGCAGAGGTAGTGCCCGTGTCACTGCCGCACACGGAGTACGCCATCGCCACCTACTACATCCTGGCCATGGCCGAAGCCAGCTCCAACCTGGCCCGCTTTGACGGGGTGCGCTACGGCCGCCGCAGCAGCCAGACCCAGGACCTTGCGACCATGTACACCCGCTCACGCTCCGAAGGCTTCGGGGAAGAGGTCATGCGCCGCATCATGCTCGGCACCTACGTGCTCTCGGCCGGTTACTACGAGGCCTATTACAGGAAGGCGGCCCAGGTCCGGCGCCTGATCCGCCAGGACTTCCTGAGCGCCCTGGACAAATGCGACCTGATCTGCGGTCCGGCCTGCCCGACCACGGCTTTCGCCATCGGAGAAAACACTGCCGATCCGCTGCAGATGTACCTGACGGACATCTTCACCATCTCCCTGAACCTGAGCGGACTGCCCGGTCTCTCCCTGCCTGTCGGGCTCGGAAAGGACTCCGGCATGCCCGTCGGCCTGCAACTCTTCGCCGGGAACATGGATGAAGCGGGCCTCTTGTCCGCGGCCCAGACGTTGGAAACTCACCTGCCAAAGCTGCCAAAGCCGCCGCTTGCTTAA
- a CDS encoding YicC family protein, translating to MPKSMTGYGRASAQEEGWTLSWEIRSLNNRHLDLKWKIPPTLYAHQKTWENEVRTVANRGGVELFLGLKINNPELQSLSLDRTMAASMLQELETLAASKGLSHTPDLNRLLNIPSLWKDSGSIDNPQLIESLTETLKKALADWDEARVREGLALEDDLRVRFARLTVLVEEIRVLAAQTAPERFALLQERVAKLLLDSGAQIDPDRMLQELATISDRVDVSEELTRLEIHLKGIDGYFNQTEPVGRKLDFMVQECFREINTCGNKSQNTSISQLVVSFKAELEKCREQIQNLE from the coding sequence ATGCCCAAGAGTATGACCGGCTACGGCCGCGCCAGCGCCCAGGAGGAAGGTTGGACCCTGTCCTGGGAAATCCGCAGCCTCAACAACCGCCATCTGGATCTGAAGTGGAAGATTCCGCCCACCCTCTACGCCCACCAAAAAACCTGGGAAAACGAGGTCCGCACAGTGGCCAACCGGGGCGGGGTGGAGCTCTTTCTCGGGCTCAAGATCAACAACCCCGAGTTGCAGTCGCTTAGCCTGGACAGGACCATGGCGGCGTCCATGCTGCAGGAGCTTGAGACTCTGGCCGCATCCAAGGGCCTTTCACACACGCCGGACCTGAACCGGCTGTTGAACATCCCTTCCCTGTGGAAGGATTCCGGCAGCATCGACAACCCGCAGCTCATCGAAAGCCTGACCGAGACCCTGAAGAAGGCCCTTGCGGACTGGGACGAAGCGCGGGTCCGGGAAGGTCTGGCGCTGGAGGATGATCTGCGCGTGCGCTTTGCTCGCCTGACCGTGCTGGTGGAAGAGATCCGCGTCCTGGCGGCCCAGACCGCGCCGGAGCGTTTCGCCCTGCTGCAGGAACGGGTCGCCAAGCTGCTCCTTGACAGCGGTGCCCAGATAGATCCGGACCGCATGCTGCAGGAACTGGCAACCATCTCAGACCGGGTCGATGTCTCCGAGGAGCTGACGCGCCTTGAGATCCATCTCAAGGGCATCGACGGCTATTTCAACCAGACCGAGCCCGTGGGCCGCAAACTCGACTTCATGGTCCAGGAATGCTTCCGCGAGATCAACACCTGCGGCAACAAGAGCCAGAACACGAGCATCAGCCAGCTGGTGGTCTCCTTCAAGGCCGAACTCGAAAAATGCAGAGAGCAGATCCAGAACCTGGAGTAG
- a CDS encoding elongation factor G, whose translation MQDQLQKQRTFALIGHGGTGKTSVAEMLLFAAGSITRLGKIDEGSTVLDYEPEETKRRGSIQPGFAQLPWKKNLNFLIDTPGDNNFIGDLPYLLQGADNVVLIIDAIDGVKPLTRKIWSEAVKASLPAMVFINKMDRERANFQMAYQALSDTLGIKPVLLYLPIGSEADFRGLVDILAEKAYAFDENGALTPIDMPEDLADEVTMTREIAVENIAESSEELMEKYLEEGSLTDEEMIAGLRAGIAARMLVPVCAGAALQNKGAVTLLETMQNLMTSPLEHEPWLDADGNERPSSPDAPFAAFVFKTIADPFAGQLSVLRVLSGVLSPDASVLNATKDEKEKIGQILFLEGKKQTPCKHEVGPGAIVAVAKLKNTATGDTLCAEKAPFILPKPALSPSIISYALAAEEKGEEDKVFAAVQKLLDEDINLHLVRNDETGDMLLTGMGQLHIELAVEKVRRRYKTNILLKTPKIPYRETIKGKAQVQGRHKKQSGGRGQFGDCWIRMEPNARSAGYEFLDEIVGGSIPRNYIPAVDKGVQEAAARGFLAGYPMVDFKVAVYDGSYHNVDSSEMAFKIAGSLAFKKAVEMCNPILLEPIMLAAVFIPDEFMGDVIGDLSSRRGRVLGSDSIGGVTEVKAHVPMAEMMKYAPDLRSMTGGQGTFTMEFAHYEECPPNVAEQVIADSKKEED comes from the coding sequence ATGCAGGATCAACTTCAAAAACAGAGGACTTTCGCCCTGATAGGGCATGGAGGAACCGGAAAGACTTCAGTGGCCGAAATGCTGCTGTTCGCCGCCGGTTCCATTACCAGGCTGGGCAAGATCGACGAGGGCTCGACAGTCCTCGACTACGAACCCGAAGAAACCAAACGCAGGGGCAGCATTCAACCCGGCTTTGCGCAGCTCCCCTGGAAGAAGAACCTGAATTTTCTCATCGACACGCCCGGCGACAACAACTTCATTGGTGATCTTCCCTATCTTCTGCAGGGCGCGGACAACGTGGTCCTGATCATCGACGCCATCGACGGGGTCAAGCCGCTGACCAGGAAGATCTGGTCCGAAGCAGTCAAGGCCTCGCTCCCGGCCATGGTCTTCATCAACAAGATGGACCGTGAACGTGCAAATTTCCAAATGGCCTATCAGGCCCTGTCCGACACCCTGGGCATCAAGCCCGTCCTCCTCTATCTGCCCATCGGCAGCGAAGCCGACTTCCGGGGCCTGGTCGATATCCTGGCCGAAAAGGCCTACGCCTTCGATGAGAATGGCGCCCTGACGCCCATCGACATGCCTGAAGACCTGGCCGACGAAGTCACCATGACGCGTGAAATCGCTGTAGAAAACATCGCCGAAAGCAGCGAAGAGTTGATGGAAAAATACCTCGAGGAAGGCTCGCTGACGGACGAGGAAATGATCGCCGGTCTGCGCGCAGGCATCGCCGCACGCATGCTGGTCCCGGTCTGCGCGGGCGCCGCCTTGCAGAACAAGGGTGCGGTCACGCTCCTTGAGACCATGCAGAACCTCATGACTTCGCCACTGGAACACGAGCCCTGGCTCGACGCCGACGGCAACGAACGCCCGTCGAGCCCTGACGCACCGTTTGCCGCTTTTGTCTTCAAGACCATTGCCGACCCCTTCGCCGGGCAGCTGTCCGTGCTGCGCGTGCTCTCCGGCGTGCTCTCCCCCGACGCCAGCGTCCTCAACGCAACCAAGGACGAAAAGGAAAAGATCGGCCAAATCCTGTTTCTGGAAGGCAAAAAACAGACCCCCTGCAAGCACGAGGTCGGACCCGGAGCCATCGTGGCCGTGGCCAAACTCAAGAACACGGCCACCGGCGACACCCTGTGCGCAGAGAAGGCCCCGTTCATCCTGCCCAAGCCGGCCTTGAGCCCATCCATCATTTCCTATGCCCTGGCCGCCGAGGAAAAAGGCGAGGAAGACAAGGTCTTCGCGGCGGTGCAGAAGCTTCTGGACGAGGACATCAACCTGCACCTGGTGCGGAACGACGAGACAGGCGACATGCTGCTCACCGGCATGGGACAGCTGCACATCGAGCTGGCTGTGGAAAAGGTCAGGCGCCGCTACAAGACCAACATTCTCCTCAAAACCCCCAAGATCCCCTACCGCGAGACCATCAAGGGCAAGGCCCAGGTCCAGGGCCGGCACAAGAAACAGTCCGGCGGACGCGGCCAGTTCGGCGACTGCTGGATCCGCATGGAGCCCAACGCCCGCAGTGCGGGCTACGAGTTCCTTGACGAGATCGTCGGCGGTTCCATTCCGCGCAACTACATTCCGGCGGTGGACAAAGGCGTCCAGGAAGCGGCTGCACGCGGATTCCTGGCCGGCTATCCCATGGTCGATTTCAAGGTGGCCGTTTACGACGGCTCCTACCACAACGTCGACTCTTCTGAAATGGCGTTCAAGATCGCGGGCTCCCTGGCCTTCAAGAAAGCCGTCGAGATGTGCAACCCGATACTGCTCGAACCCATCATGCTCGCGGCCGTGTTCATTCCCGACGAGTTCATGGGCGACGTCATCGGCGACCTCTCCAGCCGGCGCGGACGGGTCCTGGGCTCCGACTCCATCGGCGGGGTGACCGAAGTTAAGGCTCACGTGCCCATGGCCGAAATGATGAAATACGCCCCGGACCTGCGCTCCATGACCGGAGGCCAGGGCACCTTCACCATGGAGTTCGCCCATTACGAGGAATGCCCGCCCAACGTGGCCGAGCAGGTCATCGCCGACAGCAAGAAAGAAGAAGATTGA
- a CDS encoding tRNA (N6-isopentenyl adenosine(37)-C2)-methylthiotransferase MiaB, protein MRREPGQLFFLTTQGCKVNQYESQAIRETLVADGLMETHDPSLADLVLINSCAVTERAVLDLAKLVRSLSSNSPKPWIVVAGCAVEADRERILAMDAVDEIISQKDKTRLGSADQAQAPFPTPAISGYNRARGVIKVQDGCSHGCTYCIIPSTRGRSVSRPPAEVIGEAERLLEAGIREISLCGINLRHYGRDLPSNEDFWDLLAAVDRALSPRWAGRARLRLGSLEPGDLNAKALSTLAQSRLMTPHLHVSLQSGSPEVLRRMGRGHYGPEQIFDFLHDLRKIWPVFGLGADLIAGFPGETQAHADETLEVVRRLPLSYAHVFPYSERPGTPAALFKNSVPGHIRRERAKALRREVARKREDFLLELLKLPVMDVAMEDGGTGMNEFYVECSVSDAPPLAHELLRVVPVGLTSSGLKAKRAHEHTEKA, encoded by the coding sequence GTGCGGCGTGAACCCGGACAGCTTTTTTTTCTGACCACCCAGGGCTGCAAGGTCAACCAGTACGAATCCCAGGCCATCCGCGAAACCCTCGTCGCGGACGGCCTGATGGAAACCCATGACCCGTCCCTGGCCGACCTGGTGCTCATCAACAGCTGCGCCGTGACCGAGCGCGCGGTGCTCGATCTGGCCAAACTGGTCCGAAGCCTTTCCTCAAACAGTCCCAAACCGTGGATTGTCGTGGCCGGTTGCGCCGTGGAGGCCGACCGGGAACGCATCCTGGCCATGGACGCGGTGGATGAGATCATCTCCCAGAAAGACAAGACTCGGCTCGGCAGCGCGGACCAGGCGCAAGCCCCCTTTCCGACGCCGGCCATCTCCGGCTACAACCGCGCCCGGGGCGTGATCAAGGTCCAGGACGGATGCTCCCACGGGTGTACCTACTGCATCATCCCCTCCACGCGCGGTCGCTCCGTCAGCCGCCCTCCCGCAGAGGTCATAGGTGAGGCCGAGCGTCTGCTTGAGGCCGGAATCCGCGAAATCTCCCTGTGCGGCATCAACCTGCGCCATTACGGCCGGGATCTGCCATCAAATGAAGACTTCTGGGATCTTCTTGCCGCGGTGGACCGGGCCCTGTCCCCCCGCTGGGCCGGTCGGGCACGGCTGCGGCTGGGCTCCCTGGAACCCGGCGACCTGAACGCCAAGGCGCTCTCCACCCTGGCGCAAAGCCGCCTCATGACTCCGCACCTGCACGTCTCCCTGCAGAGCGGCAGCCCGGAAGTGCTGCGCCGCATGGGGCGGGGGCACTACGGACCGGAGCAGATCTTCGACTTTCTGCATGACCTGCGCAAAATCTGGCCTGTCTTCGGCCTTGGCGCGGACCTCATCGCGGGTTTTCCGGGTGAAACGCAGGCGCATGCGGACGAAACCCTGGAGGTCGTGCGGCGCCTGCCGCTCTCGTACGCGCACGTCTTCCCTTATTCCGAGCGCCCGGGTACCCCGGCCGCACTCTTCAAGAATTCCGTGCCCGGCCACATCCGCCGGGAGAGGGCCAAGGCCCTGCGCCGGGAGGTGGCCCGCAAACGCGAGGATTTTCTGCTTGAGCTGCTCAAACTCCCGGTCATGGATGTAGCCATGGAAGATGGAGGCACGGGAATGAACGAATTTTACGTCGAATGCTCGGTCAGCGACGCGCCCCCTTTGGCTCACGAACTTCTGCGCGTCGTCCCGGTGGGATTGACCTCTTCGGGACTAAAGGCCAAACGTGCCCATGAGCACACGGAGAAGGCATGA
- a CDS encoding orotidine-5'-phosphate decarboxylase, whose translation MKTYPALVVALDFPETAQALALASSLQGVVPWVKVGLELYLNSGQELVARLKDMGFKVFLDLKFMDIPNTVQAATAQATRMGVDMLTIHALGGRAMCEAAAAGRAQGLAPGQASPLILAVTLLTSLGSKDLAWNPDATEADLRDLTVYLAQSAQNWKLDGVVCSGREVRDIRQACGASFQLLTPGIRLPDADCGDQSRVCTPAQAARDGSDYLVVGRPITRSDNPVQAARNYLKTIT comes from the coding sequence ATGAAAACCTACCCGGCACTGGTTGTGGCCCTGGATTTTCCCGAGACGGCGCAGGCGCTGGCCCTGGCTTCGAGCCTGCAAGGCGTGGTGCCCTGGGTCAAGGTCGGTCTGGAGCTGTACCTGAACTCCGGACAGGAGCTTGTCGCCCGACTCAAGGATATGGGTTTCAAGGTTTTTCTCGATCTCAAATTCATGGACATCCCCAACACCGTGCAAGCGGCCACGGCCCAGGCCACGCGCATGGGCGTGGACATGCTGACCATCCACGCACTCGGCGGACGCGCCATGTGCGAAGCGGCGGCGGCAGGCCGGGCCCAGGGCCTTGCACCCGGACAGGCTTCCCCCCTCATCCTCGCCGTGACGCTGCTGACCAGCCTTGGGTCCAAGGATCTGGCCTGGAATCCCGACGCCACCGAGGCGGATCTGCGCGATCTGACCGTTTATCTGGCGCAAAGCGCCCAAAACTGGAAACTCGACGGCGTGGTCTGTTCAGGCAGGGAAGTTCGTGATATACGTCAGGCATGTGGAGCATCTTTTCAGCTCCTCACTCCTGGCATTCGCCTGCCCGACGCAGACTGTGGAGACCAGTCACGTGTCTGCACTCCGGCTCAGGCAGCCCGTGACGGCAGTGATTACCTTGTCGTCGGCCGACCCATCACCCGGTCGGACAACCCTGTGCAGGCAGCTCGGAACTATCTGAAGACAATCACATAA
- a CDS encoding radical SAM protein, producing MTALPTYLQGISRVVVDAAVAGSPVAQRVRQRLPHLTAEVLDEGETLSSGLAREDILYLKRYRGRFLRHCPGTSHYRCCGYQIVHIGENCPLRCSYCILQAYFQDRVLKVWANQDDLWQELDQSFSANPDRRYRVGTGEFTDSLVLEALTGYSRDLIEFLGSYPQVCLELKSKVVDLSWMDVVRDPSRVLPAWSMNAPAIAEHEEQGECASLEERLTAARTCARAGFRVCLHFDPMIHFPGWQEGYARTVEMIFDHLRPEEIAYVSMGSFRHMPDLKRCIIENFPGSSYIHGEFITGIDGKQRLLRPLRVEQFRFLADALRRGGLDRQLYLCMESDEVWQAVLDRTPSDLGGLYRHLMAQAFGDGGKE from the coding sequence ATGACGGCCCTGCCTACCTATCTGCAGGGCATCAGCCGGGTTGTGGTCGATGCGGCCGTGGCCGGTTCCCCCGTGGCGCAGCGCGTGCGTCAGAGGTTGCCCCACCTGACGGCGGAAGTACTGGACGAGGGCGAAACCCTGTCCTCAGGGCTGGCGCGTGAGGATATCCTTTACCTGAAGCGGTACCGGGGTCGTTTTTTGCGTCATTGCCCCGGCACCAGCCATTATCGTTGCTGCGGATACCAGATCGTGCATATCGGTGAAAATTGCCCGCTTCGCTGCTCGTATTGCATTTTGCAGGCCTATTTTCAGGACCGCGTGCTCAAGGTCTGGGCCAACCAGGACGACCTGTGGCAGGAGCTGGACCAGTCCTTCAGCGCAAACCCTGATCGCCGCTACCGGGTCGGTACCGGGGAATTCACCGATTCATTGGTGCTTGAGGCCCTGACCGGCTATAGCCGGGATCTGATCGAATTTCTGGGGAGCTATCCGCAGGTCTGCCTTGAACTCAAGTCCAAGGTGGTGGACCTGTCCTGGATGGACGTTGTCCGCGATCCCTCAAGGGTCCTTCCGGCCTGGTCCATGAACGCACCTGCCATAGCAGAGCACGAGGAACAGGGCGAGTGCGCGAGCCTGGAAGAGCGCCTCACCGCAGCACGGACCTGCGCCCGGGCGGGTTTTCGGGTCTGCCTGCATTTTGACCCCATGATCCATTTTCCCGGCTGGCAGGAAGGCTACGCCCGCACGGTGGAGATGATCTTCGACCATCTGCGCCCCGAGGAGATCGCCTATGTGAGCATGGGCTCTTTTCGACACATGCCGGACCTGAAGCGCTGCATCATCGAGAATTTTCCCGGTTCGAGCTACATCCATGGGGAGTTCATCACCGGGATCGACGGCAAGCAGCGTCTGTTGCGGCCCTTGCGGGTCGAGCAGTTCCGCTTCCTGGCCGACGCGTTGCGCCGGGGCGGGCTCGATCGGCAGCTCTATCTGTGCATGGAGTCGGACGAAGTCTGGCAGGCGGTACTTGACCGCACGCCCTCGGACCTGGGCGGTTTATACAGGCATCTGATGGCGCAGGCTTTTGGTGATGGAGGGAAAGAGTAA
- a CDS encoding DUF370 domain-containing protein, protein MEKKKLLNIGFGNAVVISRVVAIVGPTSSPMRRLREEAKQAGRLIDATQGRKTRSLIITDSNHCILSAIQPETISQRFTAGGSDE, encoded by the coding sequence GTGGAAAAGAAAAAACTCCTCAACATCGGCTTCGGCAATGCCGTGGTCATAAGCAGAGTGGTGGCCATCGTCGGCCCGACCTCCTCCCCCATGCGCCGCCTGCGGGAGGAGGCCAAGCAGGCCGGACGGCTCATCGACGCGACGCAGGGCCGCAAAACCCGCTCGCTCATCATCACCGATTCGAACCACTGCATCCTGTCAGCCATCCAGCCCGAAACCATCAGCCAACGATTCACCGCCGGAGGCAGTGATGAATAG
- a CDS encoding guanylate kinase: MNSASTPPQANVGMMLVISAPSGTGKSTLIRRLTAEFSAFTFSVSCTTRAPRPGEANGREYHFLTREEFERRRDESYFAEWAEVHGNLYGTPRQTTMDLLTKGRDVIFDIDVQGARQIKSNMGQGCYVFVFPPSRAALESRLTGRGTDSEATIIRRLAAARDEIGDSRWFDHWIVNDDLNLAYEQLRAIYVAEKTRPAYQESWQAALIRQWGLS; this comes from the coding sequence ATGAATAGCGCAAGCACTCCCCCGCAAGCCAACGTGGGCATGATGCTCGTCATCAGCGCCCCTTCGGGCACCGGAAAAAGCACCCTCATCCGACGGCTGACCGCCGAATTCAGCGCCTTTACTTTTTCCGTGTCCTGCACCACCCGCGCACCCCGTCCGGGCGAGGCCAACGGCCGGGAATACCATTTCCTGACCCGCGAAGAGTTTGAGCGCCGCCGGGACGAAAGTTATTTCGCCGAATGGGCCGAAGTCCACGGCAACCTTTACGGCACCCCGAGACAGACCACCATGGACCTCCTGACCAAAGGCCGCGACGTCATCTTCGACATCGACGTGCAGGGCGCGCGCCAGATCAAGAGCAACATGGGGCAGGGCTGCTACGTGTTCGTCTTCCCTCCGTCACGCGCGGCTCTGGAGTCCCGGCTGACCGGACGGGGCACGGACAGCGAGGCCACCATCATCCGCCGTCTGGCCGCCGCCAGGGACGAAATCGGGGACAGCCGGTGGTTCGACCACTGGATCGTGAACGACGACTTGAATTTGGCTTACGAACAGCTACGAGCCATCTATGTGGCCGAAAAAACCAGACCCGCCTACCAGGAGTCCTGGCAAGCCGCCCTGATCCGCCAGTGGGGGCTCTCATGA
- a CDS encoding Asp-tRNA(Asn)/Glu-tRNA(Gln) amidotransferase GatCAB subunit C: MKISPEKALAIATLSRLEISPEQAAGLSVQMDDILGYMDKLNELDTSSVEPMYTPVEQPGFLREDEVRKDFDRTEILRNAPETDGEYFIVPRIV; encoded by the coding sequence ATGAAAATAAGCCCTGAAAAAGCCCTGGCCATCGCCACCCTGTCCCGGCTCGAAATAAGCCCCGAACAGGCCGCCGGCCTCAGCGTCCAGATGGATGACATCCTCGGCTACATGGACAAGCTCAACGAACTGGACACCAGCAGCGTCGAACCCATGTACACTCCCGTCGAGCAGCCCGGATTCCTGCGCGAGGACGAAGTCCGCAAGGATTTCGATCGCACCGAGATCCTGCGCAACGCCCCCGAGACCGACGGCGAATACTTCATCGTGCCGCGCATCGTCTGA
- a CDS encoding tRNA 2-thiouridine(34) synthase MnmA, whose amino-acid sequence MHKTAIALSGGADSLMSLLLLRETGAEVMAVHARFLGTDDEVLHERLRDLCSTLFVPFHLLDLRREFEELVVAPFVRAYQAGLTPNPCAACNPAIKFGLLLDRVRELGADRLATGHYARLLHTAHGPALYRGLDASKDQSYFLSRVPRERFGHVLFPLADWTKNAVRLALAERNMEPPAGRESQEVCFIPADYRDFLRERKIRLGGPGPIALADGTVLGRHAGLWNHTLGQRKGLGIAYREPLYVTGKDFVHNRLLVGPKSEAISSGCRTAVPNLLLAPGLWPEEVLVQTIYRQLPEPAHVTVDQSGMSIAFPEPRPIPTPGQVAAVYSPDGQVLAGGVIQEATRAA is encoded by the coding sequence ATGCACAAAACCGCAATCGCACTGAGTGGAGGGGCCGATTCCCTCATGAGCCTGCTTCTGCTCCGGGAAACCGGAGCCGAGGTCATGGCCGTACACGCCCGTTTTCTGGGTACAGATGACGAAGTCCTGCACGAACGGCTACGCGATCTGTGCTCCACCCTTTTCGTGCCCTTCCATCTGCTGGACCTGCGGCGTGAATTCGAGGAACTGGTCGTTGCCCCCTTTGTGCGCGCCTATCAGGCCGGGCTGACCCCCAACCCCTGCGCGGCCTGCAATCCGGCCATCAAGTTCGGACTGCTGCTGGACAGGGTCCGGGAACTCGGGGCGGACCGGCTGGCCACGGGCCACTATGCCCGACTGCTGCACACCGCGCACGGCCCGGCCCTGTACAGGGGCCTCGATGCAAGCAAGGATCAGAGCTATTTTCTGTCCAGGGTGCCTCGGGAACGTTTCGGGCATGTCCTCTTCCCCCTGGCCGACTGGACCAAGAACGCCGTGCGGCTGGCCCTGGCCGAACGCAACATGGAGCCGCCCGCCGGACGGGAAAGCCAGGAAGTGTGTTTCATCCCCGCTGATTACAGGGATTTTCTGCGGGAAAGAAAGATCCGGCTGGGCGGTCCGGGTCCCATCGCACTGGCCGACGGCACGGTGCTTGGCCGGCACGCGGGCCTGTGGAACCATACCCTGGGGCAGCGCAAGGGCCTGGGCATCGCCTACCGCGAACCCCTCTACGTGACGGGCAAGGACTTCGTGCACAACCGGCTCCTCGTCGGCCCCAAATCCGAGGCCATATCGTCAGGCTGCCGCACGGCCGTCCCCAACCTGCTCCTTGCGCCCGGACTTTGGCCAGAGGAGGTGCTCGTGCAGACGATCTACCGTCAGCTCCCGGAACCTGCGCACGTAACCGTGGACCAATCCGGCATGTCCATCGCCTTTCCGGAGCCACGGCCCATTCCCACTCCGGGCCAGGTGGCCGCCGTGTATTCACCCGATGGGCAGGTCCTGGCCGGCGGCGTGATCCAGGAGGCGACCCGTGCGGCGTGA